CTTTGCTGATCCGACGCTTTTCAAACAGGGTCTGATACTTTCCACGGGTTTCCGGATTGGTTGAAAACAGGAGCACCCCTGCAGTCATCCGGTCCAGGCGGTGCATGGGAATGAGATCCGGAATGTCCAGCTGCACGCGAAGGCGAACCAGCGCAGACTCGGCCACGTACATGCCTCCGGGCGTGGTGGGCAGAAAATGGGGTTTGTCGACCACCAGCAGGTTCTCGTCCTGGTGCAGGACGTTGATTTCCACCGGGAGCCGTTGTTCGGGCGGCAGTTCCCGGTAATACCAAATGAAGGTGTGCTCGTGCAGTGGAGTCTCCTGGGTCAGCGGAATACCGCCCAAACCCACAACCTCGCCGCGGGCAAACCGGTCGGCAATGCCCTCCGGGTCGACATGGCCAAACCGGGACAAAACGTAGTCCATGGCCGTCTTCCAGGGACCGTCATCCGGCAGCCGCAGGCGGGTGGCATTCACGCCGTTGCGTACGGGAAGGGGAGATTGCATCACCCTTCCAGAGTACCGAGGCGTGGAATCGTTCCATGACGCGGGGCGCCGGGGGACCGGGACAGCAGCGGCGGCAAACGCAGCTTTCGGCTGCGACTGGCTTTTATGTAGCCGGCGCGGAGGAGGCCGCTGCCGCCGGCTGGCAATGCGGGCAGTAGTACAGGTCCCGCAGCTCCAGTGCGTTGTCGCCGACAAGTTCGTGGGCCACCTTTGTTCCGCAGCGGAGGCAGCCGCGGGTTTCCCTGTTATAGACCCAGAGAGGATCTCCGCCCATGTTTCCGGTGGTGATCCTGCGGCTTCGCGTTTTGTTGGCTTCCAGCAGCCGCTTGGACAGATCGATGATCCTCGGCAGATTCCGCACCTCCCCGACGGGGGTCAACGGATGGACTCCGGCGAGGAAACAGATCTCGCAGCGGTAGACGTTGCCGATCCCGGCGAGGTTGCGCTGATCCAGTAATGCCAGTCCGATAGGCCGCTCCGGGACGGACTCAATCCGCCGCAGTGCCTCTGCTGCGTCCCAGTCCGGTCCCAGGAGATCGGGACCAAGGTAGCCGACGGCGTCGTTCTCCTCCGAGCGCGGTAGGACACGAAGGAAACCAAGATCGAAGCCGACCACCTGTTTTTGAGCCGTCTCCAGGACGCAGCGTGCCTTGAACGCCGGACGGCGCCATCGCTGGCCACGCTCGTAAACGTGCCAGAGGCCCTCCATCTTGAGGTGGGAATGCAGGATCCAGCCGCTGTCTGCATCGTCCAGCCGGATCAGCAGATGCTTGCCGCGCGCGACGACGTCGGTAACTGTGCGGCCCGTGAAATCCGTCGTGGCGAACTTGGGTACGCGGATGTCACATTTGGTCAGGGTTTGGCCGGCCAGCGCGGTGTTGAGTTCGCGGGCTGCCCGCCAGACTGTATCGCCTTCAGGCATGCTGTCCTCCGTGTCCGTTGACGTTAGACACGGTAACGCAGTCCTTTCGGCGTGGTGTAGAAACCTGCTTTGGTCAGGGCACGGGCAGCTTCCGTGTCGAGGACGTCCTGGCCGTTGACCTTCTCGATGGCCATCTTTTCCGCAGCACCCCGGCGAATAATGTCCACCAGAGCTGCGGCGGAAAGCTCCAGTGCCGCCGGATCCTCCGTGAAGGTCAACAGGGTTTTTCCTCCCCGCTCTGCATACAGGGTCAGATTTCCGTCGACCAGCACCACCAGCGCGCCCGCCTTGCGTCCGGGCCGGTGGCCGCCGTCGAGGGTTGGCCACGGAAGGGCCGCACCAAACGGATTTGCCGGATCAGTTGCCGCCAGCGCCACCGCTGACGGTTCAGGTTTGCGCAGCTGGGAGTCTTCCGAAAAGGACCGCAGCCGATCCACGGTGGCAGGGACGGCAAACTGCGCAGCACCGAGTTGTTCAATAAAGTACCCGCGGCGGCAGCGGCCCATTTCTTCAAGCCGGGCGAGCACGCGGTACAACAGGGCGAACCCGCCCGGTGTGCCCTCACTGGCAACCGATCCCCGGGTGACAACGCCGTAGCGGTCCAGCAGCAGTTCGGCTGTGGCATGGGCGGAGATGGTGGTGTCCTGCTCCACCGCGGGCAGCATGCTCCAGCGCCCGGCGACGAGCGGAGGAGAGTTGCGCAGCGCGGAGGGCTGGTTGCCGGCAGCCAGGCGCATGGAGCTTCCGGTGAGGGAGGCGCCCGGAGCACGGCCCAGCCTGCCCAGCCGGGCAGTGCGTGCACGGGGTGTCGCGGCGCGTTGTTTGTGCGCCGTTTTTCCTCCGGAGAGCAGGGACCGGACCGGGGTGAAAGTGTCGTTGCTGATCCTTCCCGCCCACACCAGATCCCACAGGGCGCTGATGACGTTGGCATCAGAAGATTCGGCCCCGTTGGCGGCCAGGCCGTCGACCAGCTGCCGGAAGAAGTACGCTCCGCCGCCGGACAGCAGATCCAACAGTTGCTGCTGTTGGTCCGAGGGGACAAAATCCGGTGCGGGATTGAGCGTCAGCGGAGCGTTTTCGGCCAAATGCAGCGCAATCCAGCCGTCGTTCCCGGGCAGGGAACCGGTCCCTGACCAGAGGACCTCACCGGTGGCGGTAAGTTCGTCCAGCATGGAGGGGACGTAATTCCGGATCCGTGATCCGAGAATGAGGGGTTCCCAGGCAGATGCGGGAATGGGGACGCCGGAGAGCTGGTCTATCACGGTGGCAACCCCGTCGAGCCCGCGCAGGGAAGAGCCCACATTCTGCCAGGCAGGAAGGAAGCGGGCATAGGTCGCCGGATCCACCGGTTCCACTTCTGAACGCAGCGCGGCGAGGGACCGCCGGCGCAGGCGGCGCAGCACCTCGACGTCGCACCATTCAGTGCCGGCTGGAGTACCGGGAACCGTGATGACAGCGCCGGGTGTTTGGTCCACGCCGGCCGCAGCGTCCAGGATTTGGGTTTCGGCCGGGCGGAACTCACCTTCAACAATGCGCCCTTCACCGGCCAGCCGCTGCAGAGTGGTGGTGACGACGGCGACGCCCAGTCCCAGCCGCGTTGCGGCTTCTGCGGCGGTAAAGGGGCCGTGGGTGCGTGCGTAGCGGCCAATCAGGTCGCCCAGGGGATCAGCCACCGGTTCGATGAAGGCCAGCGGGACGCCCATCGGCAACGGCACGCCCAGGGCATCGCGCAGACGGGCGGCATCCTCGATGGCGGCATAGCGCTGCTGCCCGGCCACGCCGACTTTCAGCGCACGGTTGGACCGGACCAGCTGTTCCAGCAGGTCGAGGGCATTGTGCACCCCGGCGCCGATGTCATCCGAGGTGCTTTCGGTCTGGTCCGCTTCATTGGGCTGCAGCCGGGCAGCAACTTCGGGAGCGGTCAAAGGCCCCAGCAGCCGAAGCAAATCGGCGACACCTTCGACACCCCGGACCCGGCGATCCTCGGCCAGCCGCTGCAGCTCCCGCTCAGTCTGGGCGATGATCCGCGCGTCCAGAAGTTCGCGCAGTTCGGCCCGGCCGAGCAACTCATTGAGCAGGGTCGGATCCAGCGACAGCGCGGCAGCACGCCGCTCCGCCAGCGGAGAGTCACCCTCGTACAGGAAAGCACCGACGTAGCCGAAGAGAAGCGACCGGGCAAAGGGCGACGGCGAGGGCGTGGTGGTTTCCACCAGCCGGATCTCCCGGCGCTCGATTCCGGCGGCAATGTCTTTCAAAGCAGGCAGGTCGTAAACGTCCTGAAGGCATTCGCGCACGGTTTCCAGCACGATGGGAAACGTCGGGTATTTCTTGGCGACGTCCAGCAACTGTGCGGACCGCTGCCGCTGCTGCCACAGGGGTGTCCGTTTTCCGGGATTCTGCCGCGGCAGCAGCAGGGCGCGCGCCGCACATTCACGGAAACGAGAGGCGAACAATGCCGATCCGCCCACTTCTGCGGTCACAATCGAGTCCAGCTCATCCGCGTCGAAGATGAACAGCTCTGCCCCCGGCGGTTCATCCTCCATCAGGGGCACCCGCAGCACGATGCCGTCGTCGGAGGCCATCGCCGAGCCGTCCAGTCCGTAACGCTGATGAAGCCGGGCGCCGACGGCGAGGGCCCAGGGTGCATGGACGGGCATGCCGTACGGGCTGTGCAGGACCACCCGCCAGTCGCCGAGCTCATCGTGAAAACGCTCCACCACCAGCGACCTGTCATTGGGCACCACATCGGTGGCCTGCTGCTGTTCCCGCAGGTAGGTCATCAGGTTGCCCGCAGCCCAGTCATCGAGCCCGACGGCGGCCAGCCGTTTGGCGGCGGTCTCGTCATCGGCGCCGGACATTTCACGGACAAAGCCGCCCAGTGCCCGGCCCAGCTCCACCGGCCGGCCGAGGGAATCTCCCCGCCAGAACGGCAGCTTTCCGGGCTGCCCGAACGCAGGGGAAACGAGCACCCGGTCATGGGTGATGTCTTCAATCCGCCAGCTGGTGGCTCCCAGGGCAAAAACGTCGCCCACCCGGGATTCGTAGACCATCTCCTCATCGAGTTCCCCAACGCGGCGGCTGTTCTTGCCTTCGGAGTCGCCCACCAAATACACGCCGAACAATCCGCGGTCCGGAATGGTGCCGCCGGAGGTCACGGCCAAACGCTGCGCGCCGGGTCTCCCGGTGATGGTGCCTTCGGTGCGGTCCCAGACGATGCGCGGCCGCAGTTCCGCAAACTCGTCGGATGGATAGCGTCCCGCCAGCAGGTCCAAAGTGGCGTCAAAGGCTGAGCGCGGCAGGCCGGCGAAAGGCGCGGACCGGCGGACGACGTCGAACCATTCCTCCACGTCAATGGAGCCGAGGGCGGACGCGGCCACCGTTTGCTGGGCAAGGATGTCCAGAGGGTTCGCAGGGATGTACAGGGGTTCGATCTGTCCGGCCAGCATCCGCTCGGCGACAACCGCCGTGTTCAGCAGGTCTCCGCGGTGTTTGGGGAACATGACGCCTTGGGACGTCTCGCCCACCTGGTGTCCTGCCCGTCCCACCCGCTGCAGGCCACTGGCCACTGACGGCGGCGATTCAACCTGGATGACCAGGTCCACGGCACCCATGTCGATGCCCAGTTCCAGGGAGCTGGTGGCCACGACGCAGCGCAGCCGTCCGGATTTGAGGTCATCCTCAATCAGCGCCCGCTGGTCCTTGGACACTGAGCCGTGGTGGGCGCGGGCAAGAACCGGATTGTCATCATCAACGGCAACCTGGTCCGGCTGGCGGTAGCGGATGGATACGCCAGCCTGAGCCATGAGCTGGGCCGGCGGACGTGCTGTGGGGAGGTCCGAAGACCCGGTGGACCCAGGGGCCGGTTCAGACCCAGCGGCCGGTTCAGACCCAGCCACAGTTTCGAACGCGGCGGGAGCATCAGCCCCAGCGTTGGAGCCGGCACCCTCTGTGCCGGTTGCCGCTGCAGACAGCGACAGGGCGGATGCTTCCAGACGGTAGGCGTGAATTTCGTTGAGCCGTGCGGTCAGCCGTTCCGCCAACCGGCGGGAATTGGCGAACACTATGGTGGAGCGGTTCGTTTCGATGAGGTCGACGATTCGCTCTTCGACGTGCGGCCAGATGCTTGCCTGCGGCGCGTACCCGCCCTCGATGGTGTCTTCCACGGCCGGCGCGCCGCCGAGATCGGACATGTCCTCGACGGGAACGGTCACGGTGATGTCCCAGGACTTCTTGGCTGCCGGAGCCACCACCTGCACGGGAGCGTTACCTCCCAGGAACCGCGCAACCGTCTCATGCGGCTCCACCGTTGCGGACAATCCGATCCGCTGGACCGGTTTGGGGAGCATGGCATCCAAGCGGGCCAAAGTAACTGCCAAATGTGCACCGCGCTTGGTGCCGGCAACCGCGTGCACTTCGTCGACAATGACGGTGTCCACCTCGGCCAGGGTTTCGCGTGCGCGGGACGTCAGCATAAGGAACAGCGATTCCGGCGTGGTGATGAGGATGTCCGGCGGCCTGGTGAGCAGGGTGCGGCGTTCGTTTTGGGGTGTGTCTCCCGACCGGACTCCGACGGTGATGGATGGTGCCGGGAGTCCCAGCCGCTTGGCTGTCTGGGTAATGCCGATCAATGGGGAGCGCAGGTTTCGCTCCACATCCACACCGAGGGCCTTCAGCGGCGATATGTACAGAACCTTGGTTTTGCGTTTCGGTACAGCATTCCGTTTGCGTGCGGGCGCTTTGGCGCCGTGCTCAGCCACGGGCGCGGCGAGGACTGGTTCGGTGGCGGGGACATGAGCTGCGGCTGCGCCCGCTGAAGATTCACCGCCCGCAGCCGAGGCAATAAAACTGTCCAGCGCCCACAGGAAGGCAGCCAAGGTTTTGCCCGAACCTGTGGGTGCCACTACCAGGGCGTTGGCACCCTTGGAGATGGCGTCCCAAGCTCCGGTTTGTGCGGCTGTCGGCGCGTCGAAAGCGCCCTCGAACCACTCTCTGGTGGCGGGGGTGAACTTCTGCAGAACCGAAGCTCCGGATGTCATGTGAACCATTGTTCCGCACGGGCCTGACACTTGCGGCTTCCGCGGTGCAGTTTGGCTGCAGGCCGAATTCGCTCAGCTTGCGGAGCGGCGGGAGGGAACATCCGCCACCGATGAACGGAAGTACACGTTGCGCAGAGGCACCCGGTCAGGATCCACATACGCCGGCGGAACGAACCAGGGAACACCGGCTCTTACCCTGATCTTCCAATTCTCTTTGTGTACCTCATGATGGTGGTGGGAGCACAAGAGGACGCCGTTGTCCGTTGATGTTGGACCACCGCGGTTCCAATAGCGGATGTGGTGGGCTTCGGTCCACGGGCCGGGAATGCTGCAGCCGGGAAAAGCGCATCCTCCGTCCCGGGCATGGAGAGCTCTGCGCATATGCGGCGGGAACAGGCGTTGCGCCCGTCCAACATCCAGGATCCGGCCTTCACCCGAGAGCACAACGGGCAGCATCTCCGCGTCGCAAGCGAGTTCTCTGACGGTGGCCGCCGCCACCGGGCCGGTGAAGGCAAAGGAACCTGGACTGACTGTTTCCGGATCCTTTGTCTGCGGCGGAGTCTTCTTCCCCGCCCGGATGTTCATGGAATCCAAACCCTTGACGACTGATCCGTATTTGAAGTCCTTCAACAGGGACGGCGCATCAATAGTCACCATGACCTGAGGGCGCAGCCCGCCGCTGGAAGGAACGCCGCCCGTGGCCAAAGCGGCCTTGGCCACAGCGATCAGCCCGCTAAGAAGCCGCTGGGGACGGGTCCGCCGATCCAGTCGAGATGAAGTCCCGGCATCAGGCACACTACCGTCGGCATGCTCAGCCAACCCCGGGCCGGCATGCTCAGCCAACTCCGGGCCGGCTTGTTCGGGCCTGCGGCCGCCGGTGGCTGTCGCCGCCGCTGGTGCCGCATCCGACGCCCTGGGGCCGGCAACTGCATTCATCACGGTCAGGAGCGTTTCGTGCTGTTCAGCGGTGCAGTAGATGCTGAGATGGTTCAGCCCGTTCTTTTTTCGACCGGGGAACACCCCTTGGAAGCGGCGCAATTCATCATCGGAGGGTTCGGTTCCGTCCTGGTCTGCCAGCAATACCCATCGGCGCGCAGTTCGGGCGAGAAAGTCAGCGTCGTGCCGGCTCCCCAGGGACGCCAGATCCGACTCCATGGCTTCGGCGGTTTCGGTGCCGCTTCGCTGCCTCACCTGATCCACTGCCTCGGCAATGATGAGGGCGGACACGGACGAGATTTGACCGGCCGCTGCGGCTCCGGCCAGAACAGGCAAAGCGGCCGGAACGGGGTGCCCGCTGTTGCCGGAAGCCGGCAGCAGAACGGAAGCCAGTTTCAGACGCCGCTGTGCTTCGCCTCGGCTGATCCGCAACCGGCAGCGCATGTAGTCAGCAGTGGTGCGGAACTCGGCACGGACTTTGCCGGCGGCCTGCTGAGCAGGTGAAACCGCCTCGGCCCAGGTGTTCTTCCAGGCTCCAGCTCCTTCGGCATGTTCAGCAACTGGTGGGTCCTCTTCTGTGAATGGTGCAGCAGGTGCACCAGCCGGACCGGTCGAGCCGAAGATTTCGGCAACCCGGTGGTTCTCCAAGGCCCCGGCACAGACGATCTGCAGGTAGTCCACGGACCGCGCCAGGGCTTCCACTTCGGCCGCGAATTGTGCCGTCTGGCCGATACTCATGAGGCCGCCCGCCTGAACAGACCCGCGGCATAGAGCACTCAACGCCTGTGCGGCATCCGTCAGCGACAGCAGGAACCCGGGTGGGCGGACGCAGTGAACAGAATCGTCGGCGTCAGCCCCTGATGCTTCCCCGGAGTCAGCCGCTGCTTCCGGCCGAAGGATCGTTTCCATAAACCAATTTTCCGGTGCCTGGGCTGCCCGGTGAGAAAAGAAGCCATGGATGTGGACAAACAATCCGGGGGCGTCGCCTGTGGAGGACGAGTGTCCGCCGTCGCGGCTTACCGCTTTTGCAGAGCTCCGATGCTCAGCAGCTCCACGTTGGGGTTCTCGCAGGCAAGAATCTCATGGGGGATCTCCAGTGCTTGGAGGTCTTCCGGAGGGTAGACGAGCAGCTTCGTTGCCTGATGGGGTTCGCAGTCCTCGCCATAGTTCTCGGCACGGGTTTCTTTCAGGTCAGCGACAACAGACTGCCCGGGTTCCAGAACAAACACCCCGCCGGGGTTGCCGTTTTCACCCGAGCGAACGGCTGCCGCGCCAATCTGCTCATTTGAGGTGTCGTCAACATAGGAGACCCCGGGGAAGCCGGCTGCTGATGCACAGGGAGCGGACGAGACATTCGTCAGGACCAGTGTGCGGTAGACGCTGCCTGCTGCTCCTCCGCCGATATTGTCCTCGACCTCACCGGCCAGATCGGCGGCAGCGCAGGTCTTGGGGCCAGTTGGTGACGCGGCTTCAGTTGAGTTGCCGGCTGTGGGTGCCGGAGCGCTGGAACCCGGGGACGCACTACCGGCTTCGCCCGTGGATGTTCCGGTGCTCGGCGATACCTCCGGGCTTTCGGAGGCAGCAGACGGCGACGGCGAGGCAGACGACGCGGTTTCCCCGCCGTCGGACGCGCAGCCGCTGACTACAAGAGCTGCCCCCAGTACGGCAGCGGCCAGCGGCCATAACTTTGTAGACGAGGATGGCTTTCTTGCTGACAACAATTTCCGCGACCGGGTATTCATAGGATCACCTTCTCCGCAAGGAGGGTACGGCGTCAATT
This genomic interval from Arthrobacter sunyaminii contains the following:
- a CDS encoding RluA family pseudouridine synthase produces the protein MQSPLPVRNGVNATRLRLPDDGPWKTAMDYVLSRFGHVDPEGIADRFARGEVVGLGGIPLTQETPLHEHTFIWYYRELPPEQRLPVEINVLHQDENLLVVDKPHFLPTTPGGMYVAESALVRLRVQLDIPDLIPMHRLDRMTAGVLLFSTNPETRGKYQTLFEKRRISKEYEAVAPVRDDLELPRVVRSRMIKSRTYLLAQEVEGEPNAETRIELLEAHDGVGRYRLQPHTGKTHQLRVHMASQGIGILNDSFYPELLPQAPDDYDRPLQLLARSVEFVDPLTRQPVQYRSRLSLAFAPKASRI
- a CDS encoding Fpg/Nei family DNA glycosylase gives rise to the protein MPEGDTVWRAARELNTALAGQTLTKCDIRVPKFATTDFTGRTVTDVVARGKHLLIRLDDADSGWILHSHLKMEGLWHVYERGQRWRRPAFKARCVLETAQKQVVGFDLGFLRVLPRSEENDAVGYLGPDLLGPDWDAAEALRRIESVPERPIGLALLDQRNLAGIGNVYRCEICFLAGVHPLTPVGEVRNLPRIIDLSKRLLEANKTRSRRITTGNMGGDPLWVYNRETRGCLRCGTKVAHELVGDNALELRDLYYCPHCQPAAAASSAPAT
- a CDS encoding DNA glycosylase AlkZ-like family protein; this translates as MVHMTSGASVLQKFTPATREWFEGAFDAPTAAQTGAWDAISKGANALVVAPTGSGKTLAAFLWALDSFIASAAGGESSAGAAAAHVPATEPVLAAPVAEHGAKAPARKRNAVPKRKTKVLYISPLKALGVDVERNLRSPLIGITQTAKRLGLPAPSITVGVRSGDTPQNERRTLLTRPPDILITTPESLFLMLTSRARETLAEVDTVIVDEVHAVAGTKRGAHLAVTLARLDAMLPKPVQRIGLSATVEPHETVARFLGGNAPVQVVAPAAKKSWDITVTVPVEDMSDLGGAPAVEDTIEGGYAPQASIWPHVEERIVDLIETNRSTIVFANSRRLAERLTARLNEIHAYRLEASALSLSAAATGTEGAGSNAGADAPAAFETVAGSEPAAGSEPAPGSTGSSDLPTARPPAQLMAQAGVSIRYRQPDQVAVDDDNPVLARAHHGSVSKDQRALIEDDLKSGRLRCVVATSSLELGIDMGAVDLVIQVESPPSVASGLQRVGRAGHQVGETSQGVMFPKHRGDLLNTAVVAERMLAGQIEPLYIPANPLDILAQQTVAASALGSIDVEEWFDVVRRSAPFAGLPRSAFDATLDLLAGRYPSDEFAELRPRIVWDRTEGTITGRPGAQRLAVTSGGTIPDRGLFGVYLVGDSEGKNSRRVGELDEEMVYESRVGDVFALGATSWRIEDITHDRVLVSPAFGQPGKLPFWRGDSLGRPVELGRALGGFVREMSGADDETAAKRLAAVGLDDWAAGNLMTYLREQQQATDVVPNDRSLVVERFHDELGDWRVVLHSPYGMPVHAPWALAVGARLHQRYGLDGSAMASDDGIVLRVPLMEDEPPGAELFIFDADELDSIVTAEVGGSALFASRFRECAARALLLPRQNPGKRTPLWQQRQRSAQLLDVAKKYPTFPIVLETVRECLQDVYDLPALKDIAAGIERREIRLVETTTPSPSPFARSLLFGYVGAFLYEGDSPLAERRAAALSLDPTLLNELLGRAELRELLDARIIAQTERELQRLAEDRRVRGVEGVADLLRLLGPLTAPEVAARLQPNEADQTESTSDDIGAGVHNALDLLEQLVRSNRALKVGVAGQQRYAAIEDAARLRDALGVPLPMGVPLAFIEPVADPLGDLIGRYARTHGPFTAAEAATRLGLGVAVVTTTLQRLAGEGRIVEGEFRPAETQILDAAAGVDQTPGAVITVPGTPAGTEWCDVEVLRRLRRRSLAALRSEVEPVDPATYARFLPAWQNVGSSLRGLDGVATVIDQLSGVPIPASAWEPLILGSRIRNYVPSMLDELTATGEVLWSGTGSLPGNDGWIALHLAENAPLTLNPAPDFVPSDQQQQLLDLLSGGGAYFFRQLVDGLAANGAESSDANVISALWDLVWAGRISNDTFTPVRSLLSGGKTAHKQRAATPRARTARLGRLGRAPGASLTGSSMRLAAGNQPSALRNSPPLVAGRWSMLPAVEQDTTISAHATAELLLDRYGVVTRGSVASEGTPGGFALLYRVLARLEEMGRCRRGYFIEQLGAAQFAVPATVDRLRSFSEDSQLRKPEPSAVALAATDPANPFGAALPWPTLDGGHRPGRKAGALVVLVDGNLTLYAERGGKTLLTFTEDPAALELSAAALVDIIRRGAAEKMAIEKVNGQDVLDTEAARALTKAGFYTTPKGLRYRV
- a CDS encoding HNH endonuclease signature motif containing protein; the protein is METILRPEAAADSGEASGADADDSVHCVRPPGFLLSLTDAAQALSALCRGSVQAGGLMSIGQTAQFAAEVEALARSVDYLQIVCAGALENHRVAEIFGSTGPAGAPAAPFTEEDPPVAEHAEGAGAWKNTWAEAVSPAQQAAGKVRAEFRTTADYMRCRLRISRGEAQRRLKLASVLLPASGNSGHPVPAALPVLAGAAAAGQISSVSALIIAEAVDQVRQRSGTETAEAMESDLASLGSRHDADFLARTARRWVLLADQDGTEPSDDELRRFQGVFPGRKKNGLNHLSIYCTAEQHETLLTVMNAVAGPRASDAAPAAATATGGRRPEQAGPELAEHAGPGLAEHADGSVPDAGTSSRLDRRTRPQRLLSGLIAVAKAALATGGVPSSGGLRPQVMVTIDAPSLLKDFKYGSVVKGLDSMNIRAGKKTPPQTKDPETVSPGSFAFTGPVAAATVRELACDAEMLPVVLSGEGRILDVGRAQRLFPPHMRRALHARDGGCAFPGCSIPGPWTEAHHIRYWNRGGPTSTDNGVLLCSHHHHEVHKENWKIRVRAGVPWFVPPAYVDPDRVPLRNVYFRSSVADVPSRRSAS
- a CDS encoding DUF4232 domain-containing protein, whose amino-acid sequence is MNTRSRKLLSARKPSSSTKLWPLAAAVLGAALVVSGCASDGGETASSASPSPSAASESPEVSPSTGTSTGEAGSASPGSSAPAPTAGNSTEAASPTGPKTCAAADLAGEVEDNIGGGAAGSVYRTLVLTNVSSAPCASAAGFPGVSYVDDTSNEQIGAAAVRSGENGNPGGVFVLEPGQSVVADLKETRAENYGEDCEPHQATKLLVYPPEDLQALEIPHEILACENPNVELLSIGALQKR